One region of Syngnathus scovelli strain Florida chromosome 15, RoL_Ssco_1.2, whole genome shotgun sequence genomic DNA includes:
- the trim37 gene encoding E3 ubiquitin-protein ligase TRIM37 isoform X1: MDEQSVESIAEVFRCFICMEKLRDARLCPHCSKLCCFSCIRRWLTEQRAQCPHCRAPLQLRELVNCRWAEEVTQQLDTLQLCSLTKHDDNGKDKCENHHEKLSVFCWTCKKCICHQCALWGGMHGGHTFKPLVEIYEQHVSKVKEEVAKLRRRLMELISLVQEVERNVEAVRGAKDERVREIRNAVEMMIARLDNQLKNKLITLMGQKTSLTQETELLESILQEVEHQLHSCSKSELISKSPEILLMFQQVHRKPMQSFVTTPVPPDFTSELVPAYDSSTFVLVNFSTLRQRADPVYSPPLQISGLCWRLKVYPDGNGVVRGNYLSVFLELSAGLPETSKYEYRVEMVHQASSDPSKNIIREFASDFEVGECWGYNRFFRLDLLASEGYLNMQTDTLVLRYQVRSPTFFQKCRDQYWYISQLESAQSGYVQQINNLKERLAIELFRHRSLRSSSPPGSRLAAGIAASERNPRAVKSDGDIQSTLSDDKKSGDRNDERTVHDDSNELSDGDLEVDCLTEEEVNPLDGSSTSGSSTATSNTEENDIDEETMSGENDVDFIGNLDTEEGELPDDLDGASGGPSSCLRSALLSSAMGRAAGVGGGASSSAGGAVGGSLLDIDPVILIQLLDLKEHNDMESLWGLQPRPSLSLLHSQAGSSSRKERERHPQVVRRSAPDSAVLVRLKAQMAEVRSKMSDVKTQVLEARAASDSRPGPSGIFGAEAAPSHRADTESADGRKPGELAPLGIAAAVRSRPCHPGQKCPPSVLESCSAPLGHQRSPEQTEKDVRGANAAPELSLHLNEAANGCAKVSDAAQASAEQASCKPQLYTPSGPRDDIFSSYLPAAKNCGTRTLGAAMLDSESESSGNSHHSLLEGPASQPQSSEGRVASAALLIDPPPSVLAAATSSESDTEDEDANSRYDNRTPPCTGESLSEDMTDR; encoded by the exons ATGGACGAACAAAGCGTGGAG AGCATCGCTGAGGTGTTCCGCTGCTTCATCTGCATGGAGAAACTGAGGGACGCTCGCCTCTGCCCGCACTGCTCCAAGCTCTGCTGCTTCAGCTGCATCCGG CGCTGGCTGACGGAGCAGAGAGCTCAGTGTCCACACTGTcg GGCCCCACTCCAGCTGAGGGAGCTGGTGAACTGCCGCTGGGCCGAGGAGGTGACGCAGCAGCTGGACACGCTGCAGCTGTGCAGCCTCACCAAGCACGACGACAACGGCAAAGACAA ATGTGAGAACCACCATGAAAAGCTGAGTGTCTTCTGCTGGACATGCAAGAAATGCATCTGCCATCAATGTGCTCTGTGGGGCGGCATG CACGGCGGCCACACCTTCAAGCCGCTGGTGGAGATCTACGAGCAGCACGTGAGCAAGGTGAAGGAGGAGGTAGCCAAGCTGCGGCGACGCCTCATGGAGCTCATCAGCCTGGTGCAGGAAGTG GAAAGGAACGTGGAGGCGGTGCGGGGAGCCAAGGACGAGCGGGTGCGCGAGATCCGCAACGCGGTGGAGATGATGATCGCTCGTCTGGACAACCAGCTGAAGAATAAACTCATCACGCTGATGG GCCAGAAGACATCCTTGACCCAGGAGACGGAGCTGCTGGAGTCTATCCTGCAGGAGGTGGAACATCAG CTCCACTCGTGCAGTAAGAGCGAGCTGATCTCCAAGAGTCCGGAGATCCTGCTCATGTTCCAGCAAGTCCACAGAAAGCCCATGCAGTCGTTTGTCACCACGCCGGTGCCACCCGACTTCACCAG TGAGCTGGTTCCCGCATACGACTCCAGCACCTTTGTTTTGGTCAACTTCAG TACTCTGAGGCAGCGGGCCGACCCGGTCTACAGCCCTCCTCTACAGATATCCGGACTCTGTTGGAGGCTCAAAGTATACCCG GACGGCAACGGTGTGGTTCGCGGGAACTACCTGTCTGTGTTCTTGGAGTTGTCCGCCGGACTCCCCGAAACCTCCAA GTATGAGTACCGCGTGGAGATGGTCCACCAGGCCTCCAGCGACCCCAGCAAGAACATCATCCGCGAGTTTGCCTCGGACTTTGAAGTGGGCGAGTGCTGGGGCTACAACCGCTTCTTCAGGTTGGACCTGCTGGCCAGCGAGGGCTACCTGAACATGCAGACGGACACGCTGGTTCTACG GTACCAGGTGCGATCGCCCACGTTCTTCCAGAAGTGCAGAGACCAGTATTGGTACATCAGCCAGCTGGAATCTGCTCAGAGTGGCTACGTCCAGCAGATCAACAACCTCAAAGAG AGGTTGGCCATCGAGCTGTTCCGCCACCGCTCGTTGCGCAGCTCCTCGCCCCCCGGCTCGAGGCTGGCGGCCGGGATCGCGGCTTCCGAAAGAAACCCCCGCGCCGTCAAAAGCGACGGCGACATTCAGAGCACGCTGAGCGACGACAAAAAGAGCGGCGACCGCAACGACGAGCGGACCGTGCACGACGACTCCAAC GAGCTGTCCGACGGCGACCTGGAGGTGGACTGCCTGACCGAGGAGGAGGTGAACCCGCTGGACGGCAGCAGCACCTCGGGGAGCTCCACGGCCACCAGCAACACCGAGGAGAACGACATCGACGAAGAAACCAT GTCAGGCGAGAACGACGTCGACTTCATCGGGAACCTGGACACGGAGGAAGGAGAACTTCCCGACGACTTGGATGGAGCCTCCG GTGGCCCCAGTTCCTGTCTGCGCTCTGCACTTCTCAGCTCCGCTATGGGACGAGCTGCCGGCGTAGGAGGCGGGGCCTCCTCCTCCGCCGGCGGTGCTGTCGGCGGCAGCCTCCTGGACATCGACCCCGTCATCCTCATCCAGCTGCTAGACCTGAAGGAGCATAACGACATGGAGTCCCTGTGGGGTCTTCAGCCTCGACCTTCATTGTCGCTACTTCACAGCCAAG CTGGTTCATCCTCCAGGAAAGAGCGTGAGCGCcatcctcaggtggtgcgtcgcTCCGCCCCGGACTCGGCGGTCCTCGTCCGCCTCAAGGCGCAGATGGCCGAGGTGCGCAGCAAGATGTCCGACGTCAAGACACAAGTGCTGGAGGCCCGAGCAGCTAGCGATTCCAGGCCGGGCCCGTCGGGAATCTTCGGCGCTGAAGCGGCGCCTTCGCACCGCGCCGACACGGAATCGGCAGACGGACGCAAGCCTGGCGAGCTGGCGCCGCTCGGGATAGCGGCTGCAGTTCGGTCCCGGCCTTGTCATCCCG GACAAAAATGCCCGCCGTCTGTCCTGGaaagctgcagcgcaccgcTAGGTCATCAGAGGAGTCCGGAGCAGACAGAGAAAGACGTCAGAGGAGCCAACGCAGCTCCGGAACTCAGCCTGCATCTCAACGAGGCCGCTAACG GTTGCGCCAAGGTGTCGGACGCTGCTCAGGCCTCAGCGGAGCAGGCGTCCTGCAAGCCTCAGCTGTACACGCCGTCGGGGCCCAGGGACGACATCTTCTCCAGCTACCTGCCGGCCGCCAAGAACTGCGGCACCCGGACCCTGGG GGCAGCCATGTTGGACTCTGAATCGGAAAGCTCAGGAAACTCGCATCATTCCTTGCTGGAGGGACCCGCATCGCAGCCACAGTCCAGCGAAGGCCGGGTTGCCTCAG CAGCTCTCCTCATAGATCCGCCGCCATCTGTCCTGGCGGCGGCGACGAGCAGCGAGAGCGACACAGAGGACGAGGACGCCAACTCTCGCTATGACAACCGGACTCCACCCTGCAcag GCGAGTCACTCTCCGAAGACATGACTGACAGGTGA
- the trim37 gene encoding E3 ubiquitin-protein ligase TRIM37 isoform X2, with protein MDEQSVESIAEVFRCFICMEKLRDARLCPHCSKLCCFSCIRRWLTEQRAQCPHCRAPLQLRELVNCRWAEEVTQQLDTLQLCSLTKHDDNGKDKCENHHEKLSVFCWTCKKCICHQCALWGGMHGGHTFKPLVEIYEQHVSKVKEEVAKLRRRLMELISLVQEVERNVEAVRGAKDERVREIRNAVEMMIARLDNQLKNKLITLMGQKTSLTQETELLESILQEVEHQLHSCSKSELISKSPEILLMFQQVHRKPMQSFVTTPVPPDFTSELVPAYDSSTFVLVNFSTLRQRADPVYSPPLQISGLCWRLKVYPDGNGVVRGNYLSVFLELSAGLPETSKYEYRVEMVHQASSDPSKNIIREFASDFEVGECWGYNRFFRLDLLASEGYLNMQTDTLVLRYQVRSPTFFQKCRDQYWYISQLESAQSGYVQQINNLKERLAIELFRHRSLRSSSPPGSRLAAGIAASERNPRAVKSDGDIQSTLSDDKKSGDRNDERTVHDDSNELSDGDLEVDCLTEEEVNPLDGSSTSGSSTATSNTEENDIDEETMSGENDVDFIGNLDTEEGELPDDLDGASGGPSSCLRSALLSSAMGRAAGVGGGASSSAGGAVGGSLLDIDPVILIQLLDLKEHNDMESLWGLQPRPSLSLLHSQAGSSSRKERERHPQVVRRSAPDSAVLVRLKAQMAEVRSKMSDVKTQVLEARAASDSRPGPSGIFGAEAAPSHRADTESADGRKPGELAPLGIAAAVRSRPCHPGQKCPPSVLESCSAPLGHQRSPEQTEKDVRGANAAPELSLHLNEAANGCAKVSDAAQASAEQASCKPQLYTPSGPRDDIFSSYLPAAKNCGTRTLGAAMLDSESESSGNSHHSLLEGPASQPQSSEGRVASDPPPSVLAAATSSESDTEDEDANSRYDNRTPPCTGESLSEDMTDR; from the exons ATGGACGAACAAAGCGTGGAG AGCATCGCTGAGGTGTTCCGCTGCTTCATCTGCATGGAGAAACTGAGGGACGCTCGCCTCTGCCCGCACTGCTCCAAGCTCTGCTGCTTCAGCTGCATCCGG CGCTGGCTGACGGAGCAGAGAGCTCAGTGTCCACACTGTcg GGCCCCACTCCAGCTGAGGGAGCTGGTGAACTGCCGCTGGGCCGAGGAGGTGACGCAGCAGCTGGACACGCTGCAGCTGTGCAGCCTCACCAAGCACGACGACAACGGCAAAGACAA ATGTGAGAACCACCATGAAAAGCTGAGTGTCTTCTGCTGGACATGCAAGAAATGCATCTGCCATCAATGTGCTCTGTGGGGCGGCATG CACGGCGGCCACACCTTCAAGCCGCTGGTGGAGATCTACGAGCAGCACGTGAGCAAGGTGAAGGAGGAGGTAGCCAAGCTGCGGCGACGCCTCATGGAGCTCATCAGCCTGGTGCAGGAAGTG GAAAGGAACGTGGAGGCGGTGCGGGGAGCCAAGGACGAGCGGGTGCGCGAGATCCGCAACGCGGTGGAGATGATGATCGCTCGTCTGGACAACCAGCTGAAGAATAAACTCATCACGCTGATGG GCCAGAAGACATCCTTGACCCAGGAGACGGAGCTGCTGGAGTCTATCCTGCAGGAGGTGGAACATCAG CTCCACTCGTGCAGTAAGAGCGAGCTGATCTCCAAGAGTCCGGAGATCCTGCTCATGTTCCAGCAAGTCCACAGAAAGCCCATGCAGTCGTTTGTCACCACGCCGGTGCCACCCGACTTCACCAG TGAGCTGGTTCCCGCATACGACTCCAGCACCTTTGTTTTGGTCAACTTCAG TACTCTGAGGCAGCGGGCCGACCCGGTCTACAGCCCTCCTCTACAGATATCCGGACTCTGTTGGAGGCTCAAAGTATACCCG GACGGCAACGGTGTGGTTCGCGGGAACTACCTGTCTGTGTTCTTGGAGTTGTCCGCCGGACTCCCCGAAACCTCCAA GTATGAGTACCGCGTGGAGATGGTCCACCAGGCCTCCAGCGACCCCAGCAAGAACATCATCCGCGAGTTTGCCTCGGACTTTGAAGTGGGCGAGTGCTGGGGCTACAACCGCTTCTTCAGGTTGGACCTGCTGGCCAGCGAGGGCTACCTGAACATGCAGACGGACACGCTGGTTCTACG GTACCAGGTGCGATCGCCCACGTTCTTCCAGAAGTGCAGAGACCAGTATTGGTACATCAGCCAGCTGGAATCTGCTCAGAGTGGCTACGTCCAGCAGATCAACAACCTCAAAGAG AGGTTGGCCATCGAGCTGTTCCGCCACCGCTCGTTGCGCAGCTCCTCGCCCCCCGGCTCGAGGCTGGCGGCCGGGATCGCGGCTTCCGAAAGAAACCCCCGCGCCGTCAAAAGCGACGGCGACATTCAGAGCACGCTGAGCGACGACAAAAAGAGCGGCGACCGCAACGACGAGCGGACCGTGCACGACGACTCCAAC GAGCTGTCCGACGGCGACCTGGAGGTGGACTGCCTGACCGAGGAGGAGGTGAACCCGCTGGACGGCAGCAGCACCTCGGGGAGCTCCACGGCCACCAGCAACACCGAGGAGAACGACATCGACGAAGAAACCAT GTCAGGCGAGAACGACGTCGACTTCATCGGGAACCTGGACACGGAGGAAGGAGAACTTCCCGACGACTTGGATGGAGCCTCCG GTGGCCCCAGTTCCTGTCTGCGCTCTGCACTTCTCAGCTCCGCTATGGGACGAGCTGCCGGCGTAGGAGGCGGGGCCTCCTCCTCCGCCGGCGGTGCTGTCGGCGGCAGCCTCCTGGACATCGACCCCGTCATCCTCATCCAGCTGCTAGACCTGAAGGAGCATAACGACATGGAGTCCCTGTGGGGTCTTCAGCCTCGACCTTCATTGTCGCTACTTCACAGCCAAG CTGGTTCATCCTCCAGGAAAGAGCGTGAGCGCcatcctcaggtggtgcgtcgcTCCGCCCCGGACTCGGCGGTCCTCGTCCGCCTCAAGGCGCAGATGGCCGAGGTGCGCAGCAAGATGTCCGACGTCAAGACACAAGTGCTGGAGGCCCGAGCAGCTAGCGATTCCAGGCCGGGCCCGTCGGGAATCTTCGGCGCTGAAGCGGCGCCTTCGCACCGCGCCGACACGGAATCGGCAGACGGACGCAAGCCTGGCGAGCTGGCGCCGCTCGGGATAGCGGCTGCAGTTCGGTCCCGGCCTTGTCATCCCG GACAAAAATGCCCGCCGTCTGTCCTGGaaagctgcagcgcaccgcTAGGTCATCAGAGGAGTCCGGAGCAGACAGAGAAAGACGTCAGAGGAGCCAACGCAGCTCCGGAACTCAGCCTGCATCTCAACGAGGCCGCTAACG GTTGCGCCAAGGTGTCGGACGCTGCTCAGGCCTCAGCGGAGCAGGCGTCCTGCAAGCCTCAGCTGTACACGCCGTCGGGGCCCAGGGACGACATCTTCTCCAGCTACCTGCCGGCCGCCAAGAACTGCGGCACCCGGACCCTGGG GGCAGCCATGTTGGACTCTGAATCGGAAAGCTCAGGAAACTCGCATCATTCCTTGCTGGAGGGACCCGCATCGCAGCCACAGTCCAGCGAAGGCCGGGTTGCCTCAG ATCCGCCGCCATCTGTCCTGGCGGCGGCGACGAGCAGCGAGAGCGACACAGAGGACGAGGACGCCAACTCTCGCTATGACAACCGGACTCCACCCTGCAcag GCGAGTCACTCTCCGAAGACATGACTGACAGGTGA